Within the Girardinichthys multiradiatus isolate DD_20200921_A chromosome 12, DD_fGirMul_XY1, whole genome shotgun sequence genome, the region CAGTCTGAACAGACGACTTAGCATTCCCAAACAACTTCCCTCTCTCTGGCTGTTAAACAACTGGATTTAATTCTTTCTGCTTTCCGTTAAGAGTCGACTGTAACTACGACGATTGAAAGGGCTGTACTGCAGACCTATGCATGGTGGAGCTGACTGGTATTACCAGGGTCTTTTCAACAGTAGAGCAGGTGATGCAGCAGTTCTGCTGGAAACATCGCTGTGATTCAGCAAATCATCCTAATGAAGGACATTTACCCGACCACAGGGGTTCTAATAGAACTTATCTTGAAACAATCGCTGAAAGTCTTTGATAAGGATATCTGGCTATTTcagagaaattattttaaagacacgaagaaaaaacagaaaactactaAGGGACTAATTAAAGAGTTTTAATCACATTATATGATATATGATGTCACCAGATCCAGATGTACTTAGCAGCTTGTTTTATTGAGAGGATAGACTTGATCTTTAATctatatttaaagaaagaagATCCCTAAAGTCCCTGTGTCTGTGATCGGAGACAGACAACAGTTCGATACAATCACGTTAAAGCACACGAGTCATTCTGCTGGGCTTCTGGGTGTTTTGTAAATCCGTCAGCAAAGCCATCTCCCTCCACCAGCGAGGGCCTTCTGTTGCACATAGGGCACAGTTTGTTGCGTTCCTGTGAGGCCCTCATCCAGATGATGAGGTTCCAACGCTGGCCACAGGATATAGGTAGGGCCCCATGCATGTGTTGGCCCCGGTGCAGGAGCCCCTCAGTAACCCTGTGTTCAATCTCTGTGCACTCAGTCTCACTAACAGGCACCTAGAGGGAGAAACAGAACCACAAAACTTAAACAAGGTTTAGAAAATCACACAGTTCATAAAAATGATGCTCATATTTTCACACTTCATGCTAAAAACTGGGTTTATTTTATCAATCATAAAAACACTGCTAAAGACTGAGTGTAAAGCATCACTCTGTGGTTTTACCTGTTTCATATCACCAAAAAAAAGGTTTCCATCGGTGAACTCTTTGCCCAGGGAAACATTCAAAGTGACCTCTGCGTTGTCATAGTGATAGCTCAAATCCAGGTCCTCATTCATGTCATATTTAACGACAAAAGCTTTGTGGCTGTCCAGACAGCGACCCCCACAGTCCGGGTACAGCAGA harbors:
- the ogfod2 gene encoding 2-oxoglutarate and iron-dependent oxygenase domain-containing protein 2 isoform X2; its protein translation is MRQGRNNISQEVDRRRCICETSAERTAAIKHMYQPLHPHVYHLQESYLAPKLMQIVEYCRSSGTCEGLVELLEDVGAPRVYRFPVFEKNFCEELVEELEHFEESSAPKGRPNTMNHYGILLNELGFDKGFIIPLRERYLQPLTSLLYPDCGGRCLDSHKAFVVKYDMNEDLDLSYHYDNAEVTLNVSLGKEFTDGNLFFGDMKQVPVSETECTEIEHRVTEGLLHRGQHMHGALPISCGQRWNLIIWMRASQERNKLCPMCNRRPSLVEGDGFADGFTKHPEAQQNDSCALT